A portion of the bacterium genome contains these proteins:
- the grdC gene encoding glycine/sarcosine/betaine reductase complex component C subunit beta, which yields MTTEGAGPVLGLRPVVRAARFAIAHTPGLIAAGSKPRRELASRGAAEREALVRHLRSFEDAVRYPPHQVMLGALPPEALRGIPRPWHDRPVDGARAEGPAGRMLDETEFYAWLARADTASLLYVTPEFAKTLRSFGAPDQIQTMAAADLARAAARGAEPLRRAPDETVGVLVPGHEQDESLAAAVLLENLAAKVTGALALRALLDAVPADGTVDYLLGCGEEAVGDRYQRGGGNLAKTIGELAGVRTAGASDVKSFCASPLHALLVAGALVAAGVHRRVVVVAGGSLAKLGMKYRGHVAAGYPVLEDVIVGAAVDVVPDDGRSPVLRLDAAAVHRVGDGAAPHQMAQVLSAAPLRAAGLRLSDVDRYAVELHNPDITEPAGSGDVPYRNYQMIAALAAQGGEIDRAGMDAFIAAHGMPGFSPTQGHIASAVAYLPHAIAGLSDGRLRRVQLVAKGSLFLGRMTNMADGVSLLLERNETPPAGGGVA from the coding sequence TTGACTACTGAAGGCGCCGGACCGGTCCTCGGCCTCCGGCCCGTCGTGCGCGCGGCGCGGTTCGCCATCGCCCACACGCCGGGGCTGATCGCGGCCGGATCCAAACCGCGGCGCGAGCTGGCGTCCCGAGGCGCCGCGGAGCGCGAGGCGCTCGTGCGGCACCTGCGGTCGTTCGAGGACGCCGTGCGATACCCGCCGCACCAGGTGATGCTCGGCGCGCTTCCGCCGGAGGCGCTGCGCGGGATTCCCCGGCCGTGGCATGACCGGCCGGTGGACGGGGCGCGCGCGGAGGGGCCCGCCGGGCGGATGCTCGACGAGACGGAGTTCTACGCCTGGCTGGCGCGTGCGGATACGGCGAGCCTGCTGTACGTCACACCCGAGTTCGCGAAGACGCTGCGGAGTTTCGGCGCGCCGGACCAGATCCAGACGATGGCCGCGGCCGACCTGGCGCGGGCGGCGGCGCGCGGCGCCGAGCCGCTGCGCCGCGCCCCCGACGAAACGGTCGGCGTCCTCGTGCCCGGACACGAACAGGACGAGTCGCTGGCGGCGGCGGTGCTGCTGGAGAATCTCGCCGCGAAGGTGACCGGCGCGCTGGCCCTGCGGGCGCTGCTCGATGCGGTGCCCGCGGACGGGACCGTCGACTATCTCCTCGGGTGCGGCGAGGAGGCGGTCGGCGACCGATACCAGCGGGGCGGCGGCAACCTCGCCAAGACGATCGGCGAACTCGCCGGCGTGCGCACCGCCGGGGCGTCGGACGTCAAGTCGTTCTGCGCGAGTCCGCTGCACGCGCTCCTGGTGGCCGGCGCGCTGGTCGCCGCGGGGGTGCACCGGCGCGTGGTCGTGGTGGCGGGCGGCTCGCTGGCGAAGCTGGGCATGAAGTACCGCGGCCACGTGGCCGCCGGCTATCCGGTGCTCGAGGACGTCATCGTCGGCGCCGCGGTCGACGTCGTGCCGGACGACGGGCGCAGCCCGGTGCTGCGCCTCGACGCCGCGGCGGTGCATCGGGTCGGCGACGGCGCCGCGCCTCACCAGATGGCGCAGGTGCTTTCCGCGGCGCCCTTGCGGGCCGCCGGCCTGCGGCTGTCCGACGTGGACCGGTACGCCGTCGAACTGCACAACCCGGACATCACGGAGCCCGCCGGATCCGGCGACGTGCCGTACCGCAACTACCAGATGATCGCCGCGCTGGCCGCGCAGGGCGGCGAGATCGACCGCGCGGGGATGGACGCCTTCATCGCGGCGCACGGGATGCCGGGTTTCTCGCCGACGCAGGGGCACATCGCGTCCGCGGTAGCGTACCTGCCGCACGCGATCGCCGGCCTCTCGGACGGCCGGCTGCGGCGGGTGCAGCTTGTGGCGAAGGGCAGCTTGTTTCTCGGCCGCATGACCAACATGGCGGACGGCGTCAGCCTGCTGCTGGAGCGCAACGAGACGCCGCCGGCCGGAGGAGGGGTCGCATGA
- a CDS encoding glycine/sarcosine/betaine reductase component B subunit: protein MTVPMNLIVGTFPVREVASGAPAGWKDGRLVVDTDRVAALVREDRRIRRVAVDLVQPGEAARIVQVRDVIEPRVKVEGPGHTYPGICGHAPDTVGDGVTHRYAGFGVLIASEALPHIRRTVSAATDSLIDMSGPGAVTVYSTLRYVALTIETLPDLDLTSWNDALRGAAHRVAADLAELVRGQTPPERRGYRLAAPAAGRPRVVHVHTLNASMVPGIGTGIYGYTQHALPVLLHPNEILDGAVAGDAVVTYPGKCTWLHVNNPVLGALYDRDGTDVAWLGSIISRTRWGGLDEKRLSAYQTAKLASMLGAEGALVTWNHGGNDLLEVMMTIQSLERAGIKTTFLTIESDIKVVRMTPALAETGTSEPPLLFSVPEADAIVSTGTLAPADPLPAMPRVIGGREVVFDQERPDVRTPAAGPLDLEAVSGAYSPIFGHFDNYGLGSQTYLDY, encoded by the coding sequence ATGACGGTTCCGATGAACCTGATCGTGGGCACCTTCCCCGTTCGCGAGGTCGCCTCCGGCGCGCCGGCGGGGTGGAAGGACGGCCGGCTCGTGGTCGACACGGACCGCGTCGCCGCGCTCGTGCGGGAAGACCGCCGTATCCGCCGCGTCGCCGTGGATCTCGTCCAACCGGGCGAGGCGGCCCGGATCGTACAGGTGCGCGACGTGATCGAGCCGCGCGTCAAGGTCGAGGGCCCCGGCCATACCTATCCCGGCATCTGCGGCCACGCTCCGGACACCGTCGGCGACGGCGTGACGCACCGGTACGCCGGTTTCGGCGTCCTCATCGCCTCGGAGGCGCTCCCGCACATCCGCCGCACGGTCAGCGCGGCCACGGACAGCCTCATCGACATGTCGGGCCCCGGCGCCGTGACCGTCTACAGCACGCTGCGGTACGTGGCGCTGACGATCGAGACGCTGCCGGACCTCGACCTGACGTCCTGGAACGACGCGCTGCGCGGGGCCGCCCACCGCGTGGCGGCCGATCTCGCGGAGCTCGTGCGCGGGCAGACGCCGCCGGAGCGGCGCGGGTACCGGCTGGCGGCGCCGGCCGCGGGGCGGCCGCGCGTCGTGCACGTGCACACCCTCAACGCGTCGATGGTCCCGGGCATCGGCACCGGCATCTACGGGTATACGCAGCACGCCCTGCCCGTGCTGCTGCACCCCAACGAAATCCTCGACGGCGCGGTCGCCGGCGACGCGGTCGTGACGTATCCCGGCAAGTGTACGTGGCTGCACGTGAACAACCCGGTGCTCGGCGCCCTGTACGACCGCGACGGGACCGACGTCGCGTGGCTGGGTTCCATCATCTCGCGCACGCGCTGGGGCGGGCTCGACGAGAAACGCCTGAGCGCGTACCAGACCGCCAAGCTGGCGTCGATGCTCGGCGCCGAGGGCGCGCTCGTCACCTGGAACCACGGCGGCAACGACCTGCTCGAGGTGATGATGACGATTCAGAGCCTCGAGCGCGCCGGCATCAAGACGACGTTCCTCACGATCGAGTCGGACATCAAGGTGGTCAGGATGACGCCGGCGCTCGCAGAGACCGGCACGTCGGAGCCGCCGCTGCTGTTCAGCGTCCCGGAGGCGGACGCGATCGTGAGCACGGGCACCCTCGCGCCGGCCGATCCGCTGCCGGCGATGCCGCGCGTCATCGGCGGCCGCGAGGTGGTCTTCGACCAGGAGCGCCCGGACGTCCGCACGCCGGCGGCCGGGCCGCTGGATCTCGAGGCCGTGTCCGGGGCGTATTCGCCGATCTTCGGCCACTTCGACAACTACGGCCTCGGAAGCCAGACGTACCTTGACTACTGA
- a CDS encoding glycine/betaine/sarcosine/D-proline family reductase selenoprotein B, which produces MDAHGLRVAHYINQFFAGIGGEERADTPPAVKDGAVGPGRAIQAALGPRGAVVSTMVCGDSYFNEQIGPAAEAVRAWLDAQRPDVVIAGPAFAAGRYGRACVEVCRIAADLGISAVSGMYPENPGLLMYREAYVVPTAGTAAGMGAAIAAIVPLALKLGAKIPAGPAEDEGYLPRGVRRPGTRALPGARRAVDMLVAKLAGTPFRTELPVEGYEAVAPAPPVADLPHATIAVVTTGAIVPKGNPDHLKRCSETRWRRYELDGRKRLSPAEFECVHGGFYNVPASENPNVVLPLDALRDLETRGVFARLADFYCTTTGNDQRFADCVRNGKEIAELLWQERIDGVLLVATUGSCNRCGATISKEIERRRIPVVVISALPPLAMQAGANRVVQGVKIEHVCGDPALPADEDGEVRRRLVERALRALGTGVERPTLFEDAATAVAAR; this is translated from the coding sequence ATGGACGCTCACGGGCTGCGGGTGGCGCACTACATCAACCAGTTCTTCGCCGGGATCGGCGGCGAGGAGCGCGCGGACACGCCGCCGGCCGTCAAGGACGGCGCGGTCGGCCCCGGGCGCGCGATTCAGGCGGCCCTCGGCCCGCGCGGCGCGGTGGTCTCCACGATGGTATGCGGCGACAGTTACTTCAACGAGCAGATCGGGCCGGCGGCCGAGGCGGTCCGCGCCTGGCTCGACGCGCAGCGTCCCGACGTGGTGATCGCCGGGCCGGCGTTCGCCGCGGGCCGGTACGGGCGGGCGTGCGTCGAGGTGTGCCGCATCGCGGCGGACCTCGGGATTTCGGCCGTCAGCGGCATGTACCCGGAGAATCCCGGGCTCCTCATGTACCGGGAGGCCTACGTCGTGCCGACCGCGGGCACCGCCGCCGGCATGGGCGCGGCGATCGCCGCGATCGTGCCGCTCGCGCTCAAGCTCGGCGCGAAGATCCCGGCCGGCCCGGCGGAGGACGAGGGCTATCTGCCCCGCGGCGTCCGCCGTCCCGGCACGCGGGCGCTCCCCGGCGCGCGGCGGGCCGTCGACATGCTCGTCGCCAAACTCGCCGGAACGCCGTTTCGCACCGAGTTGCCGGTGGAAGGGTACGAGGCGGTGGCGCCCGCGCCGCCGGTCGCGGACCTGCCGCACGCGACGATCGCCGTCGTGACGACCGGCGCGATCGTGCCGAAGGGGAATCCGGACCACTTGAAGCGGTGCAGCGAGACCCGCTGGCGGCGTTACGAGCTGGACGGGCGGAAGCGCCTGTCGCCGGCGGAGTTCGAGTGCGTCCACGGCGGCTTCTACAACGTGCCGGCGTCGGAGAACCCCAACGTCGTGTTGCCGCTCGACGCGCTGCGCGACCTCGAAACCCGCGGCGTGTTCGCGCGGCTCGCCGACTTCTACTGCACCACGACCGGTAACGACCAGCGGTTCGCGGACTGCGTGCGCAACGGCAAGGAGATCGCGGAGCTGCTCTGGCAGGAGCGCATCGACGGGGTGTTGCTCGTCGCCACCTGAGGGTCGTGCAATCGTTGCGGCGCAACGATCAGCAAAGAGATCGAACGGCGGCGGATCCCGGTGGTTGTCATCAGCGCGCTGCCGCCCCTGGCGATGCAGGCCGGCGCGAACCGCGTCGTGCAGGGCGTCAAGATCGAGCACGTCTGCGGGGACCCCGCGCTGCCGGCCGACGAGGACGGCGAGGTGCGTCGTCGCCTGGTGGAGCGCGCGCTGCGGGCGCTCGGGACCGGGGTGGAGCGCCCCACGCTCTTCGAGGACGCCGCCACGGCCGTGGCGGCGCGATGA
- a CDS encoding ABC transporter permease encodes MSVSARSLVDPRVGLRARPRLRRRGLFDPGAVFLAAIAAAAIAAPLLARYSPTDMSKESVLALPSWRHLLGTDQFGRDILSRLLYGARTALLIGVGSTTVSAVCGVPLGLWTGFKGGAVDAVAMRTVDTLLAVPPVLLAMALVAAVGPGSLNAGIAIALVGLPQFARIARAGVLIHREMEYVEASVAAGARDARIVFRTILPNVLSPVLIQIPIGVSRAILLEASLSFLGLGTQPPQPSWGLMISESREYMYAAPWYGIFPGALIALTVLALNRLADRVRGRWSANRAP; translated from the coding sequence ATGAGCGTGTCGGCGCGGAGCCTCGTGGATCCCCGCGTCGGCCTCCGCGCGCGGCCGCGGCTCCGCCGGCGGGGGCTGTTCGATCCCGGCGCGGTCTTCCTGGCGGCGATCGCGGCGGCGGCGATCGCCGCGCCGCTCCTCGCGCGGTACAGCCCGACGGACATGAGCAAGGAATCCGTCCTCGCGCTCCCGTCGTGGCGCCACCTGCTCGGTACCGACCAGTTCGGCCGGGACATTCTCAGCCGGCTCCTCTACGGCGCCCGGACGGCCCTCCTCATCGGCGTCGGGTCGACCACGGTCTCCGCGGTGTGCGGCGTGCCGCTCGGGTTGTGGACCGGATTCAAAGGCGGCGCCGTGGACGCGGTCGCGATGCGGACGGTCGACACCCTGCTCGCCGTTCCACCCGTCCTGCTGGCGATGGCACTCGTCGCGGCGGTCGGGCCGGGATCGCTGAACGCCGGGATCGCGATCGCGCTCGTGGGGCTGCCGCAGTTCGCCCGGATCGCGCGGGCCGGCGTGCTGATCCATCGGGAGATGGAGTACGTGGAGGCCTCCGTCGCGGCCGGCGCGCGGGATGCGCGTATCGTCTTTCGGACGATCCTGCCGAACGTGCTCTCGCCGGTGCTGATCCAGATTCCGATCGGCGTGTCGCGCGCCATCCTGCTCGAGGCGAGCCTGAGTTTTCTCGGGCTCGGAACCCAGCCGCCCCAGCCGTCGTGGGGCCTCATGATCAGCGAGAGCCGCGAGTACATGTACGCCGCGCCGTGGTACGGCATCTTCCCTGGGGCGCTCATCGCGCTCACCGTCCTGGCCCTGAACCGGTTGGCCGACCGCGTGCGGGGCCGCTGGAGCGCCAATCGTGCGCCGTAG
- a CDS encoding ABC transporter permease: protein MAAGGLGRYLVRRGIEAAFTLFLASVLVFAMVAALPGDPAQVILGDRGTPDQVRALRVYLGLDRPLPLQYGNWIVRIAHGDLGHSLINGAPVAEIVGRALPLTLQLSLWAFAVVVLIAFPAGVFAATRPRSPVTVALRWYHGWALAVPVFWLGVVLSWYFGVVLKWLPPSGFAGFGVNPTAWARSLLLPGITLGLGVGSVMARFVEASLGDVLSNDYIRTARAKGLPARAVVWRHALGNALIPIVTVLGIQAGFFIGGAVITEAVFAIPGLGSMLWRSILTRDYLVTQSVILVGIAAFVGINLCTDALYGLLDPRVRYQ from the coding sequence ATGGCGGCCGGCGGGCTGGGACGCTACTTGGTGCGGCGCGGCATCGAGGCCGCGTTCACCCTGTTCCTCGCGTCGGTCCTGGTCTTCGCCATGGTGGCCGCGCTGCCCGGCGATCCGGCGCAGGTGATCCTTGGAGACCGCGGCACCCCCGACCAGGTGCGGGCGCTGCGGGTGTATCTCGGCTTGGACCGGCCGCTCCCGCTGCAGTACGGGAACTGGATCGTCCGCATTGCGCATGGAGACCTCGGCCACTCGCTCATCAACGGCGCGCCCGTGGCGGAGATCGTCGGCCGCGCGCTTCCGCTGACCCTGCAGTTGTCGCTGTGGGCGTTCGCGGTCGTCGTGCTCATCGCGTTTCCCGCCGGCGTGTTCGCGGCGACCCGGCCGCGGTCGCCGGTCACGGTCGCGCTGCGCTGGTACCATGGATGGGCGCTCGCGGTCCCGGTGTTCTGGCTCGGCGTCGTGCTGTCGTGGTACTTCGGCGTCGTTTTGAAATGGCTGCCGCCGTCGGGCTTCGCGGGCTTCGGAGTGAACCCGACCGCGTGGGCGCGCAGCCTCCTGCTGCCGGGGATCACCCTCGGCCTCGGGGTCGGCTCGGTGATGGCGCGCTTCGTCGAGGCGTCGCTCGGCGACGTGCTGTCGAACGACTACATCCGCACCGCCCGCGCAAAGGGCCTGCCGGCCCGCGCCGTCGTCTGGCGGCACGCCCTCGGCAACGCGCTCATCCCGATCGTGACGGTGCTCGGCATTCAGGCCGGATTCTTCATCGGCGGCGCCGTGATCACCGAGGCCGTCTTCGCGATTCCGGGTCTCGGCAGCATGCTCTGGCGCTCGATCCTGACGCGGGACTACCTCGTGACGCAGTCGGTCATCCTCGTGGGGATCGCCGCGTTCGTGGGGATCAACCTCTGCACCGACGCGCTCTACGGGCTGCTCGACCCGCGCGTGCGGTACCAATGA
- a CDS encoding creatininase family protein encodes MEIRYELMRPQDIVAARARAAIAYLPIGPMEWHGPHMAVGMDMLHAHTMALDAARKAGGVVLPPLPLGTETYTDAERLRHRGFTGTERIYGMDYPGFALPSLYIEESAFALIVREVVRGLKRQAFKVIALVNGHGALNHRMTLMRVATETTEPGRATVLLAGYLYDGRYREHAAIGETSYLLAYHPEAIDLSALPAPPQPLGYREFGILDRQTVVGEPTPDFTVAPEHDPRRASAAKGREDVAYESDQIARRVTEALAALERQ; translated from the coding sequence ATGGAGATCCGGTACGAACTGATGCGGCCCCAAGACATCGTCGCCGCCCGCGCGCGGGCGGCGATCGCCTATCTGCCGATCGGTCCGATGGAATGGCACGGCCCGCATATGGCCGTCGGGATGGACATGCTGCACGCGCACACGATGGCGCTGGACGCGGCGCGCAAGGCCGGCGGCGTCGTCCTGCCGCCCCTGCCGCTCGGCACCGAGACCTACACGGACGCGGAGCGACTCCGCCACCGCGGCTTCACCGGGACCGAGCGCATCTACGGGATGGACTACCCCGGGTTCGCGCTGCCGAGCCTCTACATCGAGGAGAGCGCGTTCGCGTTGATCGTACGCGAGGTAGTGCGGGGCCTGAAGCGCCAGGCGTTCAAAGTGATCGCGCTCGTGAACGGTCACGGGGCGCTCAACCACCGGATGACGCTGATGCGGGTGGCGACCGAGACGACGGAACCGGGCCGCGCGACCGTCCTGCTGGCGGGATACCTCTACGACGGCCGATACCGCGAGCACGCGGCGATCGGCGAAACGTCATACCTGCTGGCGTACCATCCCGAGGCCATCGACCTCTCCGCGCTGCCGGCGCCGCCGCAGCCGCTTGGCTACCGCGAGTTCGGGATCCTCGACCGCCAAACGGTGGTCGGCGAGCCCACCCCTGACTTCACGGTGGCCCCGGAGCACGATCCCCGCCGCGCCAGCGCGGCGAAGGGGCGTGAGGACGTGGCTTACGAGTCCGATCAGATCGCACGGAGGGTCACAGAAGCGCTCGCCGCGCTAGAGCGGCAATAG